GTGCTGGCGGTAGTGACGCGTCACGGTGCCGTGCGCGGCCTCGGCCTCGACGGTCTTGCCGTCCGGGGTCATGAGGACCGACGTCATGAGGCCGAGCGAGCCGAAGCCCTGCGCGACGGTGTCGGACTGGACGTCGCCGTCGTAGTTCTTGCAGGCCCAGACGTAGCCGCCCTCCCACTTCATGGCCGAGGCGACCATGTCGTCGATGAGGCGGTGCTCGTAGGTCAGGCCCTTCTCGGCGAACGCAGCCGCGAACTCGGTGTCGAAGACCTCCTGGAACAGGTCCTTGAACTGGCCGTCGTAGGCCTTGAGGATCGTGTTCTTCGTCGACAGGTACACCGGGTAGTTGCGCTGCAGGCCGTACGCGAACGAGGCGCGCGCGAAGTCCTTGATCGAGTCGTTGAAGTTGTACATGCCCATGGCCACGCCACCGTCGTCGCCGTACGTGACGACCTCGGTCTTGATCTCTTCCGAGCCGTCGGCAGGGGTGTAGGTGAGCGTCAGGGTGCCGGCGCCGGGGACCTTGAAGTTGGTCGCCTTGTACTGGTCGCCGTGGGCGTGACGGCCGATGATGATCGGCTTGTTCCAGCCCGGCACCAGGCGCGGGATGTTCGAGATGATGATGGGCTCGCGGAAGACGACGCCACCGAGGATGTTGCGGATCGTCCCGTTCGGGGAGACCCACATCTTCTTCAGGCCGAACTCCTCGACGCGTGCCTCGTCGGGCGTGATGGTCGCGCACTTGACGCCCACGTTGTACTGCTTGATCGCGTTCGCGGCGTCGATCGTCACCTGGTCGTCGGTGGCGTCGCGGTTCTCGATCGACAGGTCGTAGTACTTGAGGTCGATGTCGAGGTAGGGGTGGATGAGGCGGTCCTTGATGAACTGCCAGATGATGCGCGTCATCTCGTCACCGTCGAGCTCGACGACCGGGTTGACGACCTTGATCTTGCCCATGCGGGGGTAACTCCAACTCTGCGAGGGGAACCTGCGGCCGCTCGCCGGCCACCGGCGGGTGCCGGGTCTGCGCGCGCGAACCGATGATGCTGACCGCCGCCCAGGGTACTCGACTTCTCGACATCAAGATACTTTCCGTCCGGTCCGTGGGGGCAGGGAGCGCCGGCCCGCCGCACCACCACGTGCCCCGCCCGGCCGGGCCGTCCTCTGGCGCGGTCGCGCTCGCGGAGTGAGACTGGTCACGAACTGATCAGCGAACTCCCAGACATCGGTGGCAGGATGCCTCCGAGATGCCGGTTCTGCACCGACCTCGCATGTTCATCCCGAACGTCCGGCCTCCCCGGACCCCTCACAGACACCAGACAGGAACACCATGTCCCAGGACACTTCAGCACCTGACGCAGTCGTCGTCGACGAGACGACCGTCGTGGTCGGGCCCAGCCTGCTCGCCCGGCTCGGCGCCGAAGCCTTCGGCACGTTCTTCCTCGTCCTCGCGATCCTCGGCGCCGCGCTCTACAGCGTGGGCGGCCTCGGCACCGGCACGATCGGCGTGGCTCTCGCAGGCGGCATCGCGCTGCTCGGTGGGATCGCCGCCGTCGGTCACGTCTCGGGCGGACACTTCAACCCGGCCGTGACGCTCGGCGCGGCCATCGGCGGTCGTACCGCCTGGGCCGACGTCCTGCCCTACTGGCTCGCCCAGCTCGTCGGCGGCGTCATCGCCTCGGCCGTGCTTTTCGCGACCATCCCCGCCTCCGCGCTCCCCGTGCTCCAGCAGAGCGGCCTGATCGCCGACGCGACGCAGCAGGCCTTCCTCTCCGCGACCGCCAACGGCTTCGGAGAGCACTCGCCGCTCGCGACCGCCACGAACGGC
This region of Oerskovia jenensis genomic DNA includes:
- a CDS encoding NADP-dependent isocitrate dehydrogenase, translated to MGKIKVVNPVVELDGDEMTRIIWQFIKDRLIHPYLDIDLKYYDLSIENRDATDDQVTIDAANAIKQYNVGVKCATITPDEARVEEFGLKKMWVSPNGTIRNILGGVVFREPIIISNIPRLVPGWNKPIIIGRHAHGDQYKATNFKVPGAGTLTLTYTPADGSEEIKTEVVTYGDDGGVAMGMYNFNDSIKDFARASFAYGLQRNYPVYLSTKNTILKAYDGQFKDLFQEVFDTEFAAAFAEKGLTYEHRLIDDMVASAMKWEGGYVWACKNYDGDVQSDTVAQGFGSLGLMTSVLMTPDGKTVEAEAAHGTVTRHYRQHQQGKPTSTNPIASIFAWTRGLMHRGKIDGTPEVTAFAETLEDVVITTVESGKMTKDLALLVGPDQEWLTTEDFLAALDENLAARLA